A DNA window from Myripristis murdjan chromosome 19, fMyrMur1.1, whole genome shotgun sequence contains the following coding sequences:
- the vwa2 gene encoding von Willebrand factor A domain-containing protein 2 → MHPGIHRSLLFTLLLLQVQRGTSVQEIQTSHETILKINSAGEMMKCSAAMDILFLMDGSYSVGKGSFERSKHYALKLCQALDIGPDKVRVGLIQFGSVPRLEFALDAYTSKEELRKHMKKISYRGGSTQTGLALKYVLRKGFPGGRNSSRAAQIVILLSDGKSQGNVVQAAAQLKETGVVLFAVGLRYPRWEELHAVASAPMESHVFFAEHFYDAVNGLYTTLTTFSVCSATPAGCQVESYPCERRTLETVKELQGNFMCWKGSKGYSPYTSLCPYYRYNKVYKRHQTVCHRTVCPDPCDSQPCLNGGTCVSEGPDGYHCVCLPGYGGDPHCAPALSLDCSVDLLFLVEGSDTLTLEGFLRLKSFLKRFLQAVISSDTPTKVGLAVFGREARVEAQVGRFRGDVRGLLKAVEQLQPMGGETRTGQALRYVTRHGFVSAPVFADVSDDLPRVVVLLTATPAVDEVVEPAKYARDREIFLIGVGPDSLKGQLNNITGNPQRTLTYPSPERFNAKIPELKAKICSVDNQGCLSQAVDLVFALDASGGVGRDNFASLRDFVRSVSVQFDINRDVAQVALVTYSRRPTTVFNLDTHESGSGVLKAVGEASFMGGVSSTGSALLHVHSNVLTVAKGARPGVNKAVVVVTDGSGGDDAVVPAQKIRDNGVSLFVIGIGDVQRDRLLRIAGSEEHVISVPFYEDLKYFEDVLVQMLCSEVKKPVNLCKPNPCMNDGLCILSGGSFRCQCQGYEGPHCETRSSRPSSRGDLPRPAGLRRRNRQRKSHQELLHHYKLHRRRHAV, encoded by the exons ATGCACCCTGGTATCCACCGCTCCCTCCTCTTCACACTGCTGCTTCTTCAAG TCCAGCGAGGCACCTCGGTGCAGGAGATCCAGACCAGCCATGAAACTATCCTCAAGATCAACTCAGCAGGAGAGA TGATGAAGTGCTCAGCAGCCATGGACATCCTCTTCCTCATGGATGGCTCCTACAGTGTGGGCAAGGGCAGTTTTGAGAGGTCCAAACACTACGCACTCAAACTCTGCCAAGCCTTAGACATCGGACCAGACAAg GTGCGAGTAGGCTTGATTCAGTTTGGCTCCGTTCCTCGTCTGGAGTTTGCCCTAGATGCATACACAAGcaaggaggagctgaggaaacACATGAAGAAGATATCCTACAG GGGAGGCAGCACCCAGACAGGCCTGGCTCTGAAGTACGTGCTGAGGAAGGGTTTCCCAGGGGGGCGGAACTCCTCCAGGGCGGCCCAGATTGTCATCCTGCTGTCAGATGGAAAGTCCCAGGGCAACGTGGTGCAGGCGGCCGCACAGCTCAAGGAGACGGGCGTCGTCCTGTTCGCCGTGGGCCTGCGTTACCCCAG GTGGGAGGAGCTCCACGCGGTGGCCAGTGCACCAATGGAAAGCCATGTTTTCTTTGCTGAGCATTTCTATGACGCTGTCAATGGCTTGTACACCACGCTCACCACCTTCTCTGTCTGCAGTGCCACACCTGCAG GCTGTCAGGTGGAATCCTACCCTTGTGAGAGGAGGACGCTGGAGACGGTGAAAGAGCTCCAGGGAAATTTCATGTGCTGGAAAGGCTCCAAGGGATATTCCCCATACACTTCTCTCTGTCCTTACTACAG gtacAACAAAGTTTACAAGAGACACCAGACGGTCTGCCATCGGACTGTTTGTCCAG ATCCCTGTGACTCCCAGCCCTGCCTAAACGGTGGAACGTGTGTGTCAGAAGGTCCAGATGGCTACcactgtgtgtgcctgcctggcTATGGAGGAGACCCGCACTGTG CTCCGGCACTATCACTGGACTGCTCTGTGGACCTGCTCTTCCTGGTGGAGGGCTCCGACACGCTCACCTTGGAAGGCTTCCTCCGCCTCAAGTCCTTTCTAAAGCGCTTCCTGCAGGCCGTCATCAGCTCTGACACCCCGACTAAAGTCGGCCTGGCAGTGTTTGGCAGAGAGGCTCGCGTTGAGGCCCAGGTGGGCAGGTTCAGAGGCGACGTGCGGGGGCTGCTGAAGGCCGTGGAGCAGCTCCAGCCCATGGGCGGCGAGACGCGGACGGGACAGGCCCTTCGCTACGTGACGCGCCACGGCTTCGTGAGCGCGCCGGTTTTCGCCGACGTCTCGGATGACCTGCCGCGTGTGGTGGTGCTGCTCACGGCCACACCTGCTGTCGACGAGGTGGTTGAGCCTGCGAAATACGCACGTGACAGAGAGATCTTCCTTATCGGGGTTGGGCCGGACTCTTTAAAAGGACAGTTGAACAATATCACAGGAAATCCACAACGGACCCTCACCTATCCCTCACCTGAGAGATTTAATGCCAAGATCCCCGAACTTAAGGCCAAGATCTGCAGTGTGGACAACCAAG gtTGCCTGAGCCAGGCAGTAGACCTGGTGTTTGCCCTGGACGCCTCTGGTGGCGTCGGCCGCGACAACTTCGCCAGCCTCCGGGACTTTGTGCGCAGTGTCAGCGTCCAGTTTGACATTAACCGCGACGTGGCCCAGGTGGCGCTGGTGACCTACAGCCGGAGACCCACCACAGTGTTCAACCTGGACACCCACGAGTCGGGCTCCGGCGTGCTCAAGGCTGTCGGCGAGGCCAGCTTCATGGGTGGAGTGTCTTCAACGGGCTCCGCTTTGCTCCACGTCCACTCCAACGTCCTGACGGTGGCCAAGGGGGCGCGGCCCGGCGTCAACAAGGCCGTCGTGGTGGTGACCGACGGTTCGGGAGGGGACGACGCCGTTGTGCCAGCCCAGAAGATAAGAGATAACGGGGTTTCGCTGTTTGTGATCGGCATCGGAGatgtgcagagagacaggctgctGCGGATCGCCGGCTCAGAGGAACACGTGATCTCAGTGCCGTTTTACGAGGATCTCAAGTACTTTGAGGACGTGCTGGTACAGATGCTGTGCTCAG AGGTGAAGAAGCCGGTAAACCTGTGCAAGCCCAACCCTTGTATGAATGATGGGCTCTGCATCCTGTCGGGAGGGAGCTTCCGCTGCCAGTGCCAAGGCTACGAAGGGCCACACTGCGAAACAC